The proteins below are encoded in one region of Sebastes fasciatus isolate fSebFas1 chromosome 16, fSebFas1.pri, whole genome shotgun sequence:
- the jakmip2 gene encoding janus kinase and microtubule-interacting protein 2 isoform X1, whose protein sequence is MAKKGRTKSEKPEALISALQAANEDLRSKLTDIQIELHQEKCKVSKLERDKLQEVKRVKEQEQHRHTAMLTEQRAKWHEEKQKELQALRENLTRQHEQELARHAKIKDQENQRLKAALNAMRDGSGEKVRTALTLEAKEDARRFFDQERVKLLQEILELKSTKKQTDEALSNMIQSDKSKAGDLRVEHQHHQEQISKIKWDSEKDIRRLVDEIKSKDRTIFALEKDLESTAGFLQRLQLQKDALDEQLFLVKEAECGLGSPKREIPGRAGDGAEHCGSPDLRRNQRRLAELNSTVRKLEDRNSLLVDERNELLKRVRESEKQCKPMLDKNKLLSKRNDDLTHTIQKLDEKLKHLVKENHEMKEKMSSHAPLKKLKSLNDLDQAHDDQEIAFLKLQVLEQQSMIDELTRDREKLLRKKRHKRSSRPIKRHIVVDTFFGYDEESMDSETSSVASFRMDRTPATPDEDLEEGLANEESELRFRQLTREYQALQRAYALLQEQKGGILDAEMEARAQEHLQADLLRYKAKIEDLEKELNMKGQDSKWVEEKQLFFRRNQELLDKVEKLDSENSRLQQELQDSKDQNELLEFRILELEERERRSPPFNHLRMHPFSEGVSALQIYCMKEGVKDVCIPDLIKLLDILGDNGNLRNEEQVAIIQASTVLSLAEKWIQQIEGTEASLHQKMMDLEMEMEMFCKQKGYLEEELDYRKQALDQAYMQIQDLEATLYNALQQDKVIKYGEPLDELQKDELRTAVEKLRRQMLRKSREYDCQILQERMELLHQAHKRIRDLEDKTEIQRRQIKDLEEKVVCQLGDLVCDCSVIYFLDKCGTMCVAVAASVITSVTAVSIGGCIVRWPWKFTLQILIFWGFLF, encoded by the exons ATGGCCAAGAAAGGGCGTACGAAGAGCGAGAAGCCCGAAGCGCTCATCTCTGCCTTACAGGCAGCCAATGAAGATCTCAGGTCCAAGCTGACTGACATTCAGATAGAGCTACATCAAGAAAAATGCAAG GTGAGCAAACTGGAGCGCGACAAGCTCCAGGAGGTGAAGCGGGTGAAAGAGCAGGAGCAGCACCGTCACACTGCCATGTTGACCGAGCAGCGGGCCAAGTGGCACGAGGAAAAGCAGAAGGAGCTCCAAGCTCTGAGGGAAAACCTGACGCGGCAGCATGAGCAGGAGCTGGCCCGCCACGCCAAAATCAAAGACCAGGAGAACCAGAGGCTCAAAGCCGCTCTGAACGCCATGCGCGACGGCAGCGGAGAGAAG GTGCGCACAGCGCTGACCCTGGAAGCGAAGGAGGATGCACGCCGATTCTTTGACCAGGAGAGAGTGAAGCTCCTGCAGGAGATACTGGAGCTGAAGTCCACTAAGAAGCAGACCGACGAGGCTCTCAGCAACATGATCCAGTCCGACAAGAGCAAGGCTGGCGACCTGCGGGTGGAGCACCAGCATCACCAGGAGCAGATCTCCAAGATCAAGTGGGACAGTGAGAAGGACATCCGCAGACTG GTGGATGAAATCAAATCTAAAGACCGCACCATCTTTGCCCTGGAGAAGGACCTGGAGTCAACGGCGGGTTTCTTACAGAGGCTGCAGCTCCAGAAGGACGCCCTGGACGAACAGCTGTTCCTCGTCAAGGAGGCGGAGTGCGGCCTGGGGAGCCCGAAAAGAGAGATTCCAGGCAGAGCTGGAGATGGAGCCGAGCACTGTGGTAGCCCA gaCTTGAGGAGAAACCAGAGGCGCCTCGCTGAACTCAACTCGACTGTACGCAAATTAGAAGACCGCAACTCACTGCTGGTCGATGAGAGGAACGAACTG CTGAAGCGAGTTCGAGAGTCAGAGAAGCAGTGTAAGCCAATGCTGGACAAGAACAAGCTGCTGAGCAAGAGGAATGATGATTTGACTCACACGATCCAGAAGCTGGATGAGAAACTCAAGCACCTGGTCAAGGAGAACCATGAGATG aAGGAGAAGATGAGCTCCCATGCTCCACTGAAGAAGCTCAAGTCTCTGAATGACCTGGACCAAGCACATGATGACCAGGAAATAGCCTTTCTCAAGCTTCAAGTCCTGGAGCAGCAAAGCATGATTGATGAGTTGACAAGG GACCGAGAAAAACTACTAAGAAAGAAAAGGCATAAAAGAAGTTCCAGGCCAATAAAG AGGCACATCGTAGTAGACACCTTCTTTGGGTACGATGAAGAGTCTATGGACTCGGAGACGTCTTCAGTGGCTTCGTTCCGGATGGACAGAACTCCTGCTACTCCTGATGAAGACCTGGAGGAG GGTCTAGCCAACGAGGAGTCGGAGCTGCGTTTCCGTCAGCTGACCAGGGAGTATCAGGCCTTACAGCGAGCCTATGCCCTGCTGCAGGAACAGAAAGGAGGCATTCTGGACGCTGAGATGGAAGCCAGA GCTCAGGAGCATCTCCAAGCTGACCTTCTCAGGTATAAAGCCAAAATAGAGGACTTGGAGAAGGAGCTGAACATGAAGGGACAG GACTCCAAATGGGTGGAGGAGAAGCAGCTCTTCTTTCGAAGGAATCAGGAGCTATTAGACAAG GTGGAGAAGCTGGATTCAGAGAACAGCCGGCTGCAGCAGGAACTACAAGACTCCAAAGATCAGAATGAGCTATTAGAGTTTAGGATACTGGAGCTAGAG GAGCGTGAGAGGAGGTCCCCTCCGTTCAACCACCTGAGGATGCATCCCTTCTCTGAGGGAGTCAGTGCACTGCAGATCTACTGTATGAAGGAGGGGGTCAAG GACGTGTGCATACCAGATCTCATCAAACTTCTGGATATCCTGGGAGACAACGGG AACTTAAGAAATGAAGAGCAAGTGGCCATCATTCAGGCCAGCACTGTTTTGTCACTAGCAGAAAAG tggaTTCAACAGATCGAGGGGACGGAGGCATCGCTGCACCAGAAGATGATGGAcctggagatggagatg GAGATGTTCTGTAAACAGAAAGGATATCTAGAAGAGGAGCTGGACTATAGAAAACAGGCCCTGGACCAGGCCTACATG CAAATCCAAGATTTGGAAGCAACGTTATACAACGCCCTGCAGCAGGACAAG GTGATAAAGTACGGCGAGCCTCTGGATGAGCTTCAGAAGGACGAGCTGCGGACGGCGGTGGAGAAGCTGAGGAGGCAGATGCTGAGGAAGAGTCGAGAGTACGACTGCCAGATCCTccaggagaggatggagctgCTGCACCAGGCGCACAAG AGAATTCGCGACCTTGAAGACAAGACGGAAATCCAGAGGAGGCAGATTAAAGACCTGGAGGAGAAG gtgGTGTGTCAGCTTGGAGATCTTGTTTGTGACTGcagtgttatttattttctggACAAGTGTGGAACAATGTGCGTAGCAGTGGCTGCTAGCGTCATAACATCAGTGACTGCTGTCAGTATAGGTGGATGTATCGTGCGTTGGCCATGGAAGTTCACACTTCAGATTTTAATCTTTTGgggttttttattttaa
- the jakmip2 gene encoding janus kinase and microtubule-interacting protein 2 isoform X2 codes for MAKKGRTKSEKPEALISALQAANEDLRSKLTDIQIELHQEKCKVSKLERDKLQEVKRVKEQEQHRHTAMLTEQRAKWHEEKQKELQALRENLTRQHEQELARHAKIKDQENQRLKAALNAMRDGSGEKVRTALTLEAKEDARRFFDQERVKLLQEILELKSTKKQTDEALSNMIQSDKSKAGDLRVEHQHHQEQISKIKWDSEKDIRRLVDEIKSKDRTIFALEKDLESTAGFLQRLQLQKDALDEQLFLVKEAECGLGSPKREIPGRAGDGAEHCGSPDLRRNQRRLAELNSTVRKLEDRNSLLVDERNELLKRVRESEKQCKPMLDKNKLLSKRNDDLTHTIQKLDEKLKHLVKENHEMKEKMSSHAPLKKLKSLNDLDQAHDDQEIAFLKLQVLEQQSMIDELTRDREKLLRKKRHKRSSRPIKRHIVVDTFFGYDEESMDSETSSVASFRMDRTPATPDEDLEEGLANEESELRFRQLTREYQALQRAYALLQEQKGGILDAEMEARAQEHLQADLLRYKAKIEDLEKELNMKGQDSKWVEEKQLFFRRNQELLDKVEKLDSENSRLQQELQDSKDQNELLEFRILELEERERRSPPFNHLRMHPFSEGVSALQIYCMKEGVKDVCIPDLIKLLDILGDNGNLRNEEQVAIIQASTVLSLAEKWIQQIEGTEASLHQKMMDLEMEMEMFCKQKGYLEEELDYRKQALDQAYMQIQDLEATLYNALQQDKVIKYGEPLDELQKDELRTAVEKLRRQMLRKSREYDCQILQERMELLHQAHKRIRDLEDKTEIQRRQIKDLEEKFLFLFLFFSLAFILWP; via the exons ATGGCCAAGAAAGGGCGTACGAAGAGCGAGAAGCCCGAAGCGCTCATCTCTGCCTTACAGGCAGCCAATGAAGATCTCAGGTCCAAGCTGACTGACATTCAGATAGAGCTACATCAAGAAAAATGCAAG GTGAGCAAACTGGAGCGCGACAAGCTCCAGGAGGTGAAGCGGGTGAAAGAGCAGGAGCAGCACCGTCACACTGCCATGTTGACCGAGCAGCGGGCCAAGTGGCACGAGGAAAAGCAGAAGGAGCTCCAAGCTCTGAGGGAAAACCTGACGCGGCAGCATGAGCAGGAGCTGGCCCGCCACGCCAAAATCAAAGACCAGGAGAACCAGAGGCTCAAAGCCGCTCTGAACGCCATGCGCGACGGCAGCGGAGAGAAG GTGCGCACAGCGCTGACCCTGGAAGCGAAGGAGGATGCACGCCGATTCTTTGACCAGGAGAGAGTGAAGCTCCTGCAGGAGATACTGGAGCTGAAGTCCACTAAGAAGCAGACCGACGAGGCTCTCAGCAACATGATCCAGTCCGACAAGAGCAAGGCTGGCGACCTGCGGGTGGAGCACCAGCATCACCAGGAGCAGATCTCCAAGATCAAGTGGGACAGTGAGAAGGACATCCGCAGACTG GTGGATGAAATCAAATCTAAAGACCGCACCATCTTTGCCCTGGAGAAGGACCTGGAGTCAACGGCGGGTTTCTTACAGAGGCTGCAGCTCCAGAAGGACGCCCTGGACGAACAGCTGTTCCTCGTCAAGGAGGCGGAGTGCGGCCTGGGGAGCCCGAAAAGAGAGATTCCAGGCAGAGCTGGAGATGGAGCCGAGCACTGTGGTAGCCCA gaCTTGAGGAGAAACCAGAGGCGCCTCGCTGAACTCAACTCGACTGTACGCAAATTAGAAGACCGCAACTCACTGCTGGTCGATGAGAGGAACGAACTG CTGAAGCGAGTTCGAGAGTCAGAGAAGCAGTGTAAGCCAATGCTGGACAAGAACAAGCTGCTGAGCAAGAGGAATGATGATTTGACTCACACGATCCAGAAGCTGGATGAGAAACTCAAGCACCTGGTCAAGGAGAACCATGAGATG aAGGAGAAGATGAGCTCCCATGCTCCACTGAAGAAGCTCAAGTCTCTGAATGACCTGGACCAAGCACATGATGACCAGGAAATAGCCTTTCTCAAGCTTCAAGTCCTGGAGCAGCAAAGCATGATTGATGAGTTGACAAGG GACCGAGAAAAACTACTAAGAAAGAAAAGGCATAAAAGAAGTTCCAGGCCAATAAAG AGGCACATCGTAGTAGACACCTTCTTTGGGTACGATGAAGAGTCTATGGACTCGGAGACGTCTTCAGTGGCTTCGTTCCGGATGGACAGAACTCCTGCTACTCCTGATGAAGACCTGGAGGAG GGTCTAGCCAACGAGGAGTCGGAGCTGCGTTTCCGTCAGCTGACCAGGGAGTATCAGGCCTTACAGCGAGCCTATGCCCTGCTGCAGGAACAGAAAGGAGGCATTCTGGACGCTGAGATGGAAGCCAGA GCTCAGGAGCATCTCCAAGCTGACCTTCTCAGGTATAAAGCCAAAATAGAGGACTTGGAGAAGGAGCTGAACATGAAGGGACAG GACTCCAAATGGGTGGAGGAGAAGCAGCTCTTCTTTCGAAGGAATCAGGAGCTATTAGACAAG GTGGAGAAGCTGGATTCAGAGAACAGCCGGCTGCAGCAGGAACTACAAGACTCCAAAGATCAGAATGAGCTATTAGAGTTTAGGATACTGGAGCTAGAG GAGCGTGAGAGGAGGTCCCCTCCGTTCAACCACCTGAGGATGCATCCCTTCTCTGAGGGAGTCAGTGCACTGCAGATCTACTGTATGAAGGAGGGGGTCAAG GACGTGTGCATACCAGATCTCATCAAACTTCTGGATATCCTGGGAGACAACGGG AACTTAAGAAATGAAGAGCAAGTGGCCATCATTCAGGCCAGCACTGTTTTGTCACTAGCAGAAAAG tggaTTCAACAGATCGAGGGGACGGAGGCATCGCTGCACCAGAAGATGATGGAcctggagatggagatg GAGATGTTCTGTAAACAGAAAGGATATCTAGAAGAGGAGCTGGACTATAGAAAACAGGCCCTGGACCAGGCCTACATG CAAATCCAAGATTTGGAAGCAACGTTATACAACGCCCTGCAGCAGGACAAG GTGATAAAGTACGGCGAGCCTCTGGATGAGCTTCAGAAGGACGAGCTGCGGACGGCGGTGGAGAAGCTGAGGAGGCAGATGCTGAGGAAGAGTCGAGAGTACGACTGCCAGATCCTccaggagaggatggagctgCTGCACCAGGCGCACAAG AGAATTCGCGACCTTGAAGACAAGACGGAAATCCAGAGGAGGCAGATTAAAGACCTGGAGGAGAAG tttttgtttctgttcttgTTCTTTTCTCTTGCCTTTATCCTTTGGCCTTGA